A single Methanobrevibacter woesei DNA region contains:
- a CDS encoding DUF3194 domain-containing protein, whose product MSKLKKLNDEDLITISDTFGDFLEEEISKIVSTKELEDIDLGIVADYLDDQLDVSCNVELLFDELTEVSNDSLENAIDEAYLKLDNFIENNYKE is encoded by the coding sequence ATGTCTAAACTTAAAAAACTTAATGATGAAGATTTAATTACTATTTCTGACACTTTTGGAGATTTTTTAGAAGAAGAAATTTCTAAAATTGTTTCAACTAAAGAATTAGAAGACATTGATTTAGGTATTGTTGCCGATTATCTCGATGATCAGTTAGATGTTTCCTGTAATGTTGAACTTCTTTTTGATGAACTTACTGAAGTTTCCAATGATTCTTTAGAAAATGCTATTGATGAAGCTTATTTAAAATTAGATAATTTCATTGAAAATAACTACAAAGAGTAG
- a CDS encoding PadR family transcriptional regulator, with the protein MTDATKEELITLMLKENKTITKHLEIGLTRLIILWKISKGDIYGYNLMKTIDEFYKDQIELGLVKKANPSKIYPILKKMEENELIIGEWEIKNNKNVKVYKITEKGNLLVDALKDKIAATSLNPKWQEFIKDMSSKVEK; encoded by the coding sequence ATGACTGATGCTACTAAAGAAGAATTAATAACCTTAATGTTAAAAGAGAATAAAACCATAACTAAACATCTTGAAATAGGTCTAACACGATTAATTATACTTTGGAAGATAAGTAAAGGAGATATATACGGATATAACCTTATGAAAACCATTGATGAATTTTACAAAGATCAGATTGAATTAGGGCTTGTTAAAAAAGCAAATCCAAGTAAAATATATCCAATTCTTAAAAAAATGGAAGAAAATGAACTTATTATAGGTGAATGGGAAATTAAAAACAACAAAAATGTGAAAGTATATAAAATAACAGAAAAAGGAAACCTCTTAGTTGACGCATTAAAAGACAAAATAGCTGCCACAAGTCTAAATCCAAAATGGCAGGAATTTATTAAAGATATGAGCTCAAAAGTAGAAAAATAA
- a CDS encoding KEOPS complex subunit Pcc1, with amino-acid sequence MIESTPLKNVSSNINIEFDSEKQAQLIYDSILLEFETAPDYRSSMTITVEGKSIIINIDAEDSTSFRASINSAIKWIKLSLEINNLTN; translated from the coding sequence ATGATTGAATCAACACCTCTTAAGAATGTTTCATCTAATATTAACATTGAGTTTGATAGTGAAAAACAGGCTCAACTGATATATGATTCTATTTTATTAGAATTTGAAACTGCTCCTGATTATAGATCTTCCATGACTATAACTGTTGAGGGGAAAAGCATTATTATTAATATTGATGCAGAAGATTCAACTTCATTTAGAGCCTCTATAAATTCAGCTATTAAATGGATTAAACTCTCTTTAGAGATTAATAATTTAACTAATTAA
- a CDS encoding YhgE/Pip domain-containing protein, protein MLSNIFEIIKDDIKALAKNPIVLVVFIVLLLIPSIYGLTNTAVSWDPSEETENLDFAIVNNDEAVTINGQTYNFGKTIEDNLTSSDKYNWVILDEDDAKKGVDDGKYMATLIIPSNFTEDILAISNGLSSEKASLVFYDSHKESSMMYSITNASSLAIINEINNDFAKSFNNQTLSKVNGPVSGELLNLSVEPIELIVESENDSSHLGDLFYAFYTSISLWVGALVSCVIMNINPSKPISEKRYKSYEAYFGKLFIFVLIAILQALILFILTLNMGVQVTNSFMLLLGLVVSSLAYMIIVYSLISALGNVGKLIAVIGLVLQVGATGGVYPIEITTAYTSLFQTINPYLPITYGIQLLREGVFNLNWPILSASLVSLLVFAAIFIIIALLIKSTGFVDRAVAKMNKTMRDSGLFN, encoded by the coding sequence ATGCTATCAAATATTTTTGAAATTATAAAGGATGATATTAAGGCACTAGCTAAAAACCCCATTGTCCTTGTAGTGTTCATTGTTTTACTTTTAATTCCATCCATATATGGATTAACTAATACTGCAGTTTCATGGGATCCTAGTGAAGAAACAGAAAATCTTGATTTTGCAATTGTAAATAATGATGAGGCTGTTACAATTAATGGTCAGACCTATAATTTTGGTAAAACAATAGAGGACAATTTAACTTCAAGTGATAAGTACAATTGGGTTATTCTTGATGAAGATGATGCTAAAAAAGGTGTAGATGATGGAAAATATATGGCAACTCTTATAATACCATCAAATTTCACTGAAGATATACTAGCTATTTCAAATGGATTAAGCAGTGAAAAGGCATCATTAGTATTTTATGATTCTCATAAGGAAAGTTCAATGATGTATTCAATAACAAATGCATCTTCACTTGCAATAATCAATGAAATTAATAATGATTTTGCAAAAAGCTTCAATAATCAGACATTGTCTAAAGTAAATGGGCCTGTTAGTGGGGAACTTCTAAATTTATCTGTAGAACCAATTGAGTTAATAGTTGAAAGTGAAAATGATTCCAGCCATTTAGGGGATTTATTTTATGCATTCTATACTTCTATATCATTATGGGTAGGTGCATTGGTATCCTGTGTAATAATGAATATAAACCCATCAAAACCAATTTCAGAGAAAAGATACAAATCATATGAAGCATATTTCGGAAAATTATTTATATTTGTATTAATAGCTATTTTACAGGCTTTAATTTTATTTATATTAACTTTAAATATGGGTGTTCAGGTTACAAACAGTTTTATGTTACTTCTTGGTCTTGTTGTTTCAAGTTTAGCTTATATGATTATTGTCTATTCACTGATTTCAGCACTTGGAAATGTTGGAAAGCTAATTGCAGTTATTGGATTAGTGTTGCAGGTTGGAGCAACAGGGGGAGTTTATCCAATAGAAATAACAACTGCATACACCAGTTTATTCCAGACAATCAATCCATATTTACCAATAACATATGGAATTCAATTGTTAAGAGAAGGAGTATTTAATTTAAACTGGCCTATATTATCTGCTTCTTTAGTAAGTCTATTAGTATTTGCAGCTATTTTTATAATTATTGCATTACTTATTAAGTCAACAGGTTTTGTAGATCGTGCTGTTGCAAAAATGAATAAAACAATGAGGGATAGTGGTCTATTTAACTAA
- a CDS encoding prefoldin subunit beta, with the protein MEIPENIQHQLNQFQQLQQQAQAVTMQKQNVEVQKQETEKALEELNKTDASTEVFKQAGTLLIKVNYEEAVADMEDKLETLKLRAQTMERQEERVMKKLEEMQNSIQAAMKGVAPADE; encoded by the coding sequence ATGGAAATCCCAGAAAATATTCAACATCAATTAAACCAATTCCAACAATTACAACAACAAGCTCAAGCAGTAACCATGCAAAAACAAAATGTTGAAGTTCAAAAACAAGAAACTGAAAAAGCTCTTGAAGAACTTAACAAAACTGATGCTTCTACTGAAGTATTTAAACAAGCTGGAACTTTATTAATTAAAGTTAACTACGAAGAAGCTGTTGCTGATATGGAAGACAAATTAGAAACTCTTAAATTAAGAGCACAAACTATGGAACGTCAAGAAGAAAGAGTTATGAAAAAACTTGAAGAAATGCAAAATTCCATTCAAGCTGCAATGAAAGGTGTAGCTCCAGCTGATGAATAA
- a CDS encoding HisA/HisF family protein, with amino-acid sequence MMLKIPVLDLKGGIAVSGKSGQRETYTPLNTCYANSANPVEIAENLKLNGASEIYIADLDLIESKGHNINEIKMVNSILPVIFDGGVKDFDSYTFFLDYAYKIIVATETLESIDELKKIFNKYPKERIVISIDIKDNELYTKNLNLTLNEIKPILKELDPNEIILLDITGVGTNKGVNYELLNEFKEFKDKLIIAGGLNKDSIAELEKEGIKKVLIGTSLHSGEIAIL; translated from the coding sequence ATGATGCTTAAAATACCTGTTTTAGATTTAAAAGGTGGAATAGCTGTAAGTGGAAAATCAGGTCAGAGAGAAACATACACACCATTAAATACCTGTTATGCAAACTCAGCCAATCCTGTTGAAATAGCTGAAAATTTAAAACTTAATGGGGCTTCTGAAATTTATATAGCTGATTTAGATCTAATTGAATCCAAAGGACATAATATCAATGAAATAAAAATGGTTAATTCAATTTTGCCAGTAATTTTTGATGGTGGAGTTAAAGATTTTGATTCATACACTTTTTTTTTGGATTATGCTTATAAAATAATCGTTGCTACAGAGACTTTAGAAAGTATAGATGAGCTTAAAAAGATTTTTAATAAATATCCAAAAGAAAGAATCGTTATTAGTATTGATATTAAAGATAATGAGTTATATACAAAAAATTTAAATCTTACATTAAATGAGATTAAACCTATCTTAAAAGAATTAGATCCAAATGAGATAATCCTATTGGATATCACAGGTGTAGGTACCAATAAAGGAGTTAACTATGAACTTCTTAATGAATTCAAAGAGTTTAAAGATAAATTAATAATAGCTGGTGGATTAAATAAAGATTCTATTGCAGAACTTGAAAAAGAAGGTATAAAAAAAGTGTTAATAGGTACTTCTCTTCATTCTGGAGAAATAGCTATTTTATAA